In one Natronomonas pharaonis DSM 2160 genomic region, the following are encoded:
- a CDS encoding tyrosine-type recombinase/integrase → MTPRERADQSLESSLERYLQDKGKGRGGDGGNYRRNVERELERFVEWAAGEHGRDDWTGITPDGVGREPTFDDIDERTFREYARHLAGDRGLKQNTVKTYYRYISAWCGWCVNEGYLEAHYAQRASAMAPLPDDDGRKPGDQQAWTSDQRHTLTRHVDEQAREAIETYTTLPEETAPIDKQRARYAALKAARDRALVFVLAYTAVRVGELLRDPDDPRRRGVRWEDIDLKDGRMDVYRKKQQWDAASLPDPTISPLQSYRKLLAPPTERWPVFPTFDQRTLAELVKETLAERGNRPDDIEAQRDGYARDLLLALDADMRPPSMTTDGGRSVLQRLSDDAEIDIDHPKHDYLAPHGGRRGMGEVLVRAFGYTVAARYLDNSEEMVRKRYSHIEAGELGDVAAEALDEIDGSRQ, encoded by the coding sequence ATGACACCCCGAGAACGCGCCGATCAGTCACTCGAGAGTTCCCTCGAGCGCTACCTGCAGGACAAGGGGAAAGGCCGTGGGGGAGATGGCGGAAACTACCGGCGGAACGTCGAACGCGAGCTCGAACGGTTCGTTGAGTGGGCTGCCGGCGAACACGGTCGCGACGACTGGACTGGCATCACCCCTGACGGCGTCGGCCGAGAGCCGACCTTCGACGATATCGATGAACGAACGTTTCGGGAGTACGCTCGGCATCTTGCCGGCGACCGTGGCCTCAAACAGAACACCGTCAAGACCTACTACCGGTATATTTCTGCGTGGTGTGGCTGGTGCGTTAACGAGGGATACCTTGAGGCGCACTACGCCCAGCGAGCGAGCGCGATGGCCCCACTCCCCGATGACGATGGGCGCAAGCCCGGCGACCAGCAGGCGTGGACTTCCGACCAGCGCCATACCCTTACCCGCCACGTCGACGAGCAGGCCCGCGAGGCTATCGAAACGTACACAACACTCCCAGAGGAGACTGCCCCTATCGACAAGCAGCGAGCCCGCTACGCGGCACTGAAGGCGGCTCGGGACCGGGCTTTGGTGTTCGTCCTCGCCTACACAGCTGTCCGTGTTGGGGAACTTCTTCGAGACCCGGACGACCCACGCCGGCGCGGGGTTCGCTGGGAAGATATCGACCTCAAAGACGGCCGTATGGACGTCTATCGGAAGAAACAGCAGTGGGACGCCGCCAGCCTCCCCGACCCAACAATCTCGCCGCTACAGAGCTATCGGAAACTATTGGCCCCACCGACAGAACGGTGGCCGGTGTTTCCGACGTTTGACCAGCGGACACTGGCGGAACTCGTCAAAGAAACACTGGCTGAGAGAGGGAATCGGCCGGACGATATCGAGGCCCAGCGGGATGGTTATGCCCGTGATCTCCTGCTGGCGCTCGATGCGGATATGCGACCGCCGTCGATGACCACAGATGGCGGGCGGTCGGTTCTTCAGCGGCTCTCAGACGACGCTGAGATCGATATCGACCATCCGAAGCATGACTACCTCGCCCCCCACGGTGGACGGCGGGGGATGGGCGAGGTTCTCGTTCGGGCGTTCGGATACACGGTCGCTGCCCGATATCTCGATAACTCCGAAGAGATGGTCCGCAAGCGATACTCGCACATCGAAGCTGGTGAACTGGGCGACGTTGCTGCCGAAGCCCTCGACGAAATCGATGGCAGCCGCCAATAA